In the genome of Suncus etruscus isolate mSunEtr1 chromosome 3, mSunEtr1.pri.cur, whole genome shotgun sequence, the window TAGTTGCAGAGATTATGGGTCCACCTTGCCTGGATCTACATGCACTTGCAGCATCCAAGCCCTGACCAAGAACTTTCAGAAACAAGATGAGGGGGTCCCTGGAAATGGCTCCTCCCTATGGAAATATTACCATTGTTTCTCAATGACCAACTTACGGAATAAAGATCATCaccataccaccaccaccacaaccaccaaGAAGCCTGTCAGAAATCCAGAATCCCTAGCCTCACCCCCAAATTGAATTCTGAACCGAATTGTTCCGCACTTTAACAAGATTCCCAAGTTGAGGAAATAGACTTGCAGCTTAAAGACTAACGTAGAACTATTTGAGGAAGCAGTAGAAATGACCTCTATCAATAcgtctttttaaattaatatgaaataatattagaataaaatagaatgcagttatccctgaaaaaaaaatgagcaggCGTAAGAGACACGGGAACAGGGCATACAGGCTTCCGAGCTGTGACAGAAGTAGGAAGCCAGAGGAACAGAGACAGAGGACTTCGCAGTAACAGAATCCCTAGTAAGTGTCATCCAGAGAACTGGGCTATGGTCTATGAGCtccattttaagattaaaaagcCAGAAGTTACTAATAAGCAGGAAAAAGAAACCAGGTATCAGCTGACTGGAGGACGATGTGGTAGAAAACATTTTCCCCAGGATTCTATCCAATTAAGCTAAGGCAAGATTCAACTTTGATGGGGAAAGGACAGGCCCACAGTTGTCTGATGGGATGAcgaggccacatttggtggtcATGGCTTACAGCCACTGATTGCCTCTAACCTTTTAAAAAGGCGATAAACATGGCTGCCCTTTGCGTTCGTGAACGGCTTGACAATGCACAGGGATATGAAAGGGGACAGAGGTGTGACACTCTCAGGGAGAGGCATGCTAAGGCAGCCTATTCCACAAAATCCTGcttcctagggaaaagaaatgtGAGCTAAGAGGCCATTCATTTCCAACAAGATGCTGCTCAGGCCTATTATATGGGTCCTGGCTCCATTAGAAACCCACACTGGAAAGAAATGAGTCAAAGCAAAGAGGGTGAGTGTGACCCTTCAGAGCAAGGTAGGTGCCAGCCTGGGACCCAGCTGGGATCCAGCCCCCTTCTCTGGGAGAAGAGGCAGTGCCTCCCAAAGTGGCCTGGGGGGATGGGATGGAGGAATGGACAGCAGGGAATGTTTTCTCCTCAGTCACTGTCCTGGCTTCCATGGCACAGGGTACTACAGTGGCTCAGGACAGACTAAATGAAGCCGTCTGGGAAACAGGTGGAAACTGTTTCCGAGGCAAAATGAAatgtgcttaaaaatataaataacatataaataagttGAATATTTCTCTAAGACAGTAACAAATGAATGGGACACAATCGGAAAAAAACGAGATGGTGGTGAAGGTACCTTCTGCACGCTTCTCTGCTAAGACCCCACTGCTGGGCCCATGGACAGCCCGTTAGGATCTGGGGTGGAGGGAACAGAGGAAAAGGTCATTGCTACCATAGAGAAATGCTACTCTGGCCTGGAAAAGAACAATCTAACCAGCAGCAACAGTGATGCTTCGTTATCTCCTTTCCCAAGACACTGGGAACCCCAAAAGCTTGTAGCCCTCAATGTGAGAACCTTAGATCCAGAAGTGTTGGAAATTAGATTGACTCCAAAGCAGTTTCAATAAGGCTCTGCTCTAaagcaaaattaacaaaaaattaatggtAGAGACCCTGGAGTGCTTATTTGAGTTTTCAAACCTTTTTTTCCAGATTATATACCTCCCGCTTAAATGCtgcaaaaatgataataataataataataataataaaataataacttagTAACACCTGACTTTCAAAGATGTGGCTCTGAGATCTAGCCTATGCCTAAGGGAAAGATACCTCTTAGAAGAGGAAgtgagggggtggagagatagtacagggcttaaggcatttgccttgcatgtggcctgtgGGGTTTGGTCCCCCACACCACGTGGTACTCCACACACAGCTGGGAACCCCCAACCACAGGGTggggagtagcccccaagcaccgctgggtgtgcctcccactaaaactaaaatgaaagagGAAGTGACGGGGCAGTTTTCTTCTGAGAGGGTCTTCACACACACTGGTCACCACTCGAGACAGCAATGGGTGTTCTTGCTGTAATGGCAGACACAGAACTGGGGAGGGGATAAAGCAGGAAGAGGATGAGTCCAACCATGAGGGCTAAAGCACACCCCTTTGAAGGCAGTGAGGGCTCCCAGCCTGTGCTGGACACCATGAAGAACCAGCAGGCAGGAACATGGCAGTGGTGAGAGGCTGGGCAGAGCTGTCTCTGCCCAGGAAACGTGGTTCCTTCACGGACAATGTGCTTTTCCCTCTTCTGGCACTTTCAGAGAGTGAAAGGAGCGGGTGCTACTACACGCATCTGCAATAAAAGGCTCTGGGAGAAGAGAGAGCGGTGATCGGAATAATATACCTTGTGCCAAAACAAACTTATGTCAAAGCGATGGCACCCCACCTCTGGGGAGGCTTTTGCCTGATGGGTTCCTTTGCAGAAATATTTGGATGGAATCTGAAGCGAGAAGAGCATGAGTCAGGGAACCACAAAAGACGGGCACTATACCACCACCTGCAGAAGCCAAGAAGGGGGAAAAGCTACATGGGGTCAACAGTCAGGCATGCCAGGCAGGGCTTGAGGGCCTCACGCTTCCTTCTTAGCTCCTGCTGATTCAAAGCAAGAGACACCAGCTGGCAGCCTGCTCTGGCCAGCAAAGAGCCGTGCCTCAGCTTGTGAAGTAGATATGAAAGTAGAGCGTCTTGTTACGCAGCAGAGAGTAGGAATTATCAAACTTCAGCAGGTAGATGCCCTCGCCAGGGTAGTCGTGGCTGCCAGCCTGCACATTTCGGTGGCTGTCGCGCCGGTACACGGGCATCACCTCCCCATAGCGGCTCCGCAGGGAACTCCGGGAGCCTCTCTCCACGTCACCAACCGGGACAGTGTCTGCATGAACAAAACGGAAGAGTGCAGGGAACGTGAACTCAGAGAATGCATCAGGCCTATGTGGAAATGAGAAAATGGGCCCATGGCTGTCTGTCCCTGTGGGaatgtgctctctctcctctGGGTCCTGGGAAATACCCGTTGGTTTCTGGGCTATCTGACTGACTACTGGGTGATGCTGGCACTCAGTGTGTGGAGAAGGAGGACAGTTTTGTCAATTTTCAGGATAGTACttgctcaacaaagaaatggcCATTCCAAATACTAACTGTGCCCACTGAGAAGCACTGGTAGCCTTCGAGTCTTCCTAGTGGGAGAAGTGTTTGGACAGGGCTGGGGGGGATAAAAGAGagtagattctttttttcttttctttttttttttttggccacacccatttgatgcttaggggttactcctggctaagcgctcagaaattgcccctggcttgggggaccatgtgggacgccgggggatcgaacctcagtccttccttggctagcgtttgcaaggcagacaccttacctctagcgccacctcaccggccccaagagagCAGATTCTAAAAGCCTTCACTCACCAAGTGAGAGGGCAGGTGGAGGCAGAAGATGAAGAGAAGCTGGTGCTAGACCAAAGGACTTTATCCTGCCATTGAGCCTCTCAGAGAGCAGCAACCAAGATGGTGGTTCCTAAGGTTTCCTGGCAGACAAGCTTTTCCTTGCAGAGCCAGCGAAGGGGTTGTTTTAAGAGCATATAGGAAAAATGCAGAAAGATGACTAATGCTAAGACTCAAGGTTGTATTAGCTTTCCCCTGCCAAGTCTCAGCATTTCCTGAGTAAGCACAACAATACAACTGGCTGAGATGCAGGAACCATTTTAAAACTGACTTGGGTGTGCGATACAGTAGCAAATCGCTGTCAGCCAGCTGAGAAAGTGTAGTAGAGTAAGGAAGAGAATGTGTACAGGGAATAAACTGGGAACACTCTGTTTGGTTCCAGGCCAAGAGGAAACATTAAGTAGCTCAGGTTGCTCTGTGATCTGAATAATACTGGCCTCTGTCATGCAGCACTCAgcccctccttctttctcctcagtAGCCCAGCCTTGACCCCATAGAGACTCCAGGGTCCCAATGAAAAAGaatagatggggctggagagatagtacagtggataaggtgcttgccttgcatgtgtggccaacccaggtttgatgcccggTATctgctatggtcccctgagtactacgagtagtaattcctgagttcagagccaaggtaactcctgagtgttgatGGGGATAGcccacaagcaaacaaacaaaaaagaacaaaagcctTCCATGCAAGTGTCAATAGGAAGCCATGCAAACTGCTCTCTAAACATCCAGCTCTGGCTGGCATTAGCCCCTTTGGCTCACAGTGTCAGAAGAGGGTCCTCAGCtgcattttttggagggggttttcTGGAgccacatcagcagtgctcagagattgctcctagctcagcatccaggaatcaaacctagaggactcaggggactatatcatATAGGAAGCccaagactgaacccaggtcaattccATGTAAGCAAAGTGCCCTAtatgctgttctatctctcattGTCCCCTTCAGTTGCATTCTAAGGTCTGATACGATTGAGGAACTAACCACTCAGAAGTAGATTCAGCCAGAAAAGAAAGGTGAAGTGAAAATGACAATTACCTTCAAGCTCTGCCTCCTCTtcatcttcatcctcctcctcacTGGAATCACTGACCTGTACAGTTATGTCAGTGGTTGTCACAGGGGTCCAGTCAAAATAGACTCCGAAGCCGATGTCATAGTCATCGGTGGCAAATTCCCAGCAGACACGCTTCCCGTCTGGATGGGTGGGCACCCGGATGGTCACCACCTCACCCCGTTTCACCACCAGGCGGTTGCCTTTCTCCCTGGTCAGCTTGTTTTTGAATTCCTTCATCTTGGCAAAGGTCCAGATGCACGGAGGTACCATCAGAGGTGGAGCCACTGGAAGGACAGGAAGGGGACTCCTGAGAAGCTGAGAGGAAGGCCACCACTGGGCAGAGAGGCCACCCTAAAGCCTGTCCTCCagcttctttcccttccccttctttctttcctccatcaATCATTTCTTTTAACTCCTCCCTGGGAATAAAAACTGAATGTCCCATTTTCCACTTCCCCAAAGGTCTCACTTTTCCTGTGGTCACCCAGAAGATTTGCAGATTCCAAATCAGTGGTGAGAATGTCGATGGTTCCCGTGTGCTCAGACTGGATCATAACGATGTCCCCGGCTCTCTGGATTACGTGATACTGGGCCATCTGCAATTTAATGAGTTTGGGTTAAAGGAGGGCACAGAGTATAGAGGCTCACTGGCTTTTTTGCATAATGACTGGCAGGCCACCATTCTCCAACCTCAAAACTAACTCAACACACCTTTCTGCTCCAGGAGCAGGTTGCCAACCAGCTGGGAAGTATAACATGCCCCTTAATTCTTCAAGTCCTTGCTCACCCATGGCAGAAGCCTGAAATCTGTCCCTGAAATCATTCCAAGTCACTCATATTACTGCTCCTCTTTCATGTTATGctgcctttattttcttcttctttccaaaCAGTAGGCAACTCAAAAAGAAGCGCACCCCCAATGCCCTCATGGAAAAAGACAGCTGTCCACTTAAGAAATTGTAGGAGTCAGAGAGCTagtatggtggtagggcatttgccttgcatgcggccgacccaggacagacccgggttcgatccccagcatcccatgtggtcccctgagcctatgaggagcgatttctgagtgagagtcaggagtaacccccaagtgccgccaggttttttgttttgtttttggtgccacacctggtggtactcgggcatttattcttggttcttagctcagagatcattcctggtcgAACTGAGGGATCCatagatggtgccagggatcaaactagggctgACTTTGAATGAGGCTAGTACCTTATCTTCTACTATCTTTCTAAGTAgcctctaaattcttttttttgcctCTAAATTCTTAGTTAAATCAGGCAAATCAAACTTTGGCGAACTTGCTTTTAAGACTTCTTTCTTTGCCAGAGGAGGAATGAACCTCATTGGGTTGTTCTCAAGAGTAAATGAACCTCAAAAGAAGCTAATGGCTGTAGATACTTCCCAGGTCTGGCTgaacctctgtggcattctcagaacaGGTGGGGCAGATtccccaagtttttctttttgtttttgtctttgagccacccaaagctgcactcagggtttgctccttattctgcactcagaaatcagtcctggcaggcttgaggaccgtatgggatgccagggattgaaccaggttggtcgtgtgcaagacaaatgccctacctgctattctatcattTGGCCCCAGATTTCTCTTACTGCATGGATTATAGCAGCCCAGTGCCACATCCTCCATCCTACAACAGAagtggcccagctccacaacttaaccaTATCAAACTGCCAAGGCACCTAGTTTGTTTCAGATCTTTAGTAGTGTCAGCCTcatagtatcacaggaaatctgatgcgAAAGTTAAACAGATGACCAAGTTCAGCGAGCCTAAACAATAACAcggaaggctcaactagcaccaactattgcccagtaaatccttagacactggcTTTAGCAACACCATGCAGAGATatgacaattatttcaaattgacccttgttgatctaagttttggtaATTCCATTTGACTTTGTGTTGTACCCAACAATATGAAGCAAATTTGCTTGTGCCTGTAAGAGGGCAGGCCAGAATGATAGGAAATCACGGATATGAGTGAAGCCAAGGTCatactgatggtggaattggtgtttgaacGTTTAGTACCTAAAATGACAGTACTATGAACAGCTTGTTATatcatagtgttataataaagacatctttaagagTAAATGatatgggggcctgagagatagcaaagaggtaaaggcatttgccttgcatgctgaagatcggtgatttgaatcccggcatcccatatggtcccccgagcctgccaggagtgatttctgaacagagagccaggagtaacccctgagtgctgccaggtgtgacccaaaaactaaaaaaaaaaaaaaagtaaatgggggccagagagatagcatggaggtacgtcatttgccttgcatgcagaaagacagtggttcaaatccctgcatcccatatggttccccaagcctgccaggagcgatttctgtgcatagagccaagagtaaccttgagcactgccaggtgtgacccaaaaacaaaacaaacaaacaaaaaaaagagtaaatgatacgttataaataaaaatttctggcaAACTACAAGTCTTTAAGAATATAATTATAATGCCAGATTTCATCTTCAGTGGAATGAATAACATTTAcaataatatagaatataagtCAATAATGAGACAAATGAGTCATTCCTCTTCATGAAGACCTGTGCCATCAGCACCACGTCTATCCCACATTACCACAGATGATGAGCAGACGGACCACAAGCAAAATGAGCCTAAAACACTATCCCATGGTTTAAAGCTCTTCAAATGCAGAGCCTCTCAGGGAACATGTGAACATTCATTCCAACCCCTTATCTTCTGCATAGGCACTGACTAAAGGCTGGTACAGTGAAGGGCTCTgttgtatttgaaaatatttccttaagattatcctttgccggggccgggaaggtggcactagaggtaaggtgtctgccttgcaagcactagcgtaggaaggaccgcggttcgatcccccgacatcccatatggtccccccaagccaggggcgatttctgagcgcatagccaggagtaacccctgagcgtcaaacgggtgtggcccaaaaaccaaaataaaaaaaaataataataaaaaaaagattatcctttgcctgttgtcccaccttgaccttccagatgggggcactgttgagagccaaataaatagcttgggtgccaggcgttcagggtcttttgccagagttagctggctggctcaaggtgtgttttggagctagcagcaggctgacaaaggagtctctttgcccaaccttttaccccttaacgctcctgtctgtgtgaattatttgctgtggataaatattaccaagatttccccccaaaagggaacaaggggatgggaatcaatttctcattctgggagctctttgtggaTTCACAAACAACCAATAAAGAAGTAAGCGAGACCCAACAGGGCTCTGTGGGAAATACAAATCATCACTCTCCAAATAATCCACCATGAGACACCCTAGCGAGAGCAAAGAGAATCCTTACTTGTAGCACTTTGCAAATCACTTCCCAGCCACACACATGGAT includes:
- the TMED8 gene encoding protein TMED8, whose product is MVSPVGEDATEESQSAAGILEAQALVEEEVPPADQDQVLNKMAQYHVIQRAGDIVMIQSEHTGTIDILTTDLESANLLGDHRKMAPPLMVPPCIWTFAKMKEFKNKLTREKGNRLVVKRGEVVTIRVPTHPDGKRVCWEFATDDYDIGFGVYFDWTPVTTTDITVQVSDSSEEEDEDEEEAELEDTVPVGDVERGSRSSLRSRYGEVMPVYRRDSHRNVQAGSHDYPGEGIYLLKFDNSYSLLRNKTLYFHIYFTS